One part of the Streptomyces sp. AM 2-1-1 genome encodes these proteins:
- the priA gene encoding bifunctional 1-(5-phosphoribosyl)-5-((5-phosphoribosylamino)methylideneamino)imidazole-4-carboxamide isomerase/phosphoribosylanthranilate isomerase PriA — protein sequence MPKLELLPAVDVRDGQAVRLVHGESGSETSYGSPLEAALAWQSAGAEWLHLVDLDAAFGTGDNRALIAEVAGAMDIKVELSGGIRDDASLEAALATGCRRVNLGTAALETPEWVAKVIAEYGDKIAVGLDVRGTTLRGRGWTRDGGDLYETLARLDSEGCARYVVTDIAKDGTLQGPNLGLLRDVCAVTDRPVVASGGVSSLDDLRAISLLAPEGVEGAIVGKALYAKAFTLEEALKAVAA from the coding sequence ATGCCGAAGCTTGAACTCCTCCCCGCCGTCGACGTCCGCGACGGCCAGGCCGTCCGCCTCGTGCACGGCGAGTCCGGCTCCGAGACCTCCTACGGCTCCCCGCTGGAGGCAGCCCTCGCCTGGCAGTCGGCCGGCGCCGAGTGGCTGCACCTGGTCGACCTCGACGCCGCCTTCGGCACCGGCGACAACCGCGCGCTCATCGCCGAGGTGGCCGGAGCGATGGACATCAAGGTCGAGCTCTCCGGCGGCATCCGTGACGACGCCTCGCTGGAGGCGGCCCTCGCCACCGGCTGCCGCCGCGTCAACCTCGGTACCGCCGCGCTGGAGACCCCCGAGTGGGTCGCCAAGGTCATCGCCGAGTACGGCGACAAGATCGCGGTCGGCCTCGACGTCCGCGGCACCACCCTGCGCGGCCGCGGCTGGACCCGCGACGGAGGCGACCTCTACGAGACGCTCGCCCGCCTCGACTCCGAGGGCTGCGCCCGCTACGTCGTCACCGACATCGCCAAGGACGGCACCCTCCAGGGCCCCAACCTCGGCCTGCTCCGCGACGTCTGCGCCGTCACCGACCGCCCGGTCGTCGCCTCCGGCGGCGTCTCCTCGCTGGACGACCTGCGCGCGATCTCCCTGCTGGCGCCGGAGGGCGTCGAGGGCGCGATCGTCGGCAAGGCGCTCTACGCCAAGGCGTTCACCCTGGAAGAGGCGCTCAAGGCGGTCGCCGCATGA
- a CDS encoding alpha/beta fold hydrolase — protein MTTELRSDLRTEDGLTLRYWSWSRDPDPALPPVVLLHGFAAHSRLNWEGPGVVEALLAAGRRVYALDARGHGASEKPHDEARYGEELMAADVRRLADHLDVPAYHLAGYSMGAIVALLTAAADPRVTRLVTGGVGAGVVEVGGLDTRAMPPELVSAALIADDLDEVPEQARGFRALADATGSDRYALAAQIRAAYRGPVPLDRITVPTLVLAGDADPLAVRPEVLSGAIRGARPVVLPGDHLTVVREPGFAAAITEFLAAG, from the coding sequence ATGACGACCGAACTCCGTTCCGACCTCCGCACCGAGGACGGGCTGACTCTGCGCTACTGGTCCTGGTCCCGCGATCCGGATCCGGCGCTGCCTCCCGTCGTCCTGCTGCACGGCTTCGCCGCGCACTCCCGGCTGAACTGGGAGGGCCCGGGGGTGGTGGAGGCGCTCCTCGCGGCCGGCCGCCGGGTGTACGCGCTGGACGCCCGGGGACACGGCGCCTCGGAGAAGCCGCACGACGAGGCGCGCTACGGCGAGGAGTTGATGGCGGCGGACGTGCGGCGCCTCGCCGACCACCTGGACGTCCCCGCCTACCACCTCGCCGGATACTCGATGGGCGCGATCGTCGCGCTGCTGACGGCGGCGGCCGATCCCCGGGTCACCCGGCTGGTGACCGGGGGCGTCGGCGCGGGCGTGGTGGAGGTGGGTGGCCTGGACACCCGGGCGATGCCGCCCGAACTGGTGTCGGCCGCGCTGATCGCCGACGACCTGGACGAGGTGCCCGAACAGGCCCGGGGCTTCCGGGCGTTGGCCGACGCCACCGGCTCCGACCGGTACGCGCTGGCCGCCCAGATCCGCGCCGCGTACCGGGGCCCGGTGCCGCTGGACCGGATAACGGTGCCCACCCTCGTCCTGGCGGGGGACGCCGACCCGCTCGCCGTACGTCCCGAGGTGCTGTCCGGCGCCATCCGGGGCGCCCGGCCGGTGGTGCTGCCCGGCGACCACCTGACCGTGGTGCGCGAGCCGGGTTTCGCCGCCGCGATCACGGAGTTCCTCGCGGCGGGGTGA
- a CDS encoding dienelactone hydrolase family protein: protein MFAAAAVTAGLLTAFNPAGAQAATNPYERGPAPTSSSIEALRGSYATSQTSVSSLGVTGFGGGTIYYPTSTSDGTFGAVVIAPGFTAYQSSIAWLGPRLASQGFVVFTIDTNTTLDQPDSRGRQLLSALDYLTKSSSVRTRIDSSRLGVMGHSMGGGGTLEAAKSRTSLKAAIPLTGWNTDTTWPEVRTPTLVIGADGDTIAPVLTHSKPFYNTLPGTLDKAYLELRGATHFTPNSSNTTIAKYSISWLKRFIDDDTRYEQFLCPLPSASLTISEYRGTCPHTS from the coding sequence ATGTTCGCCGCGGCGGCGGTCACCGCCGGTCTGCTCACCGCGTTCAACCCGGCCGGAGCGCAGGCCGCCACCAACCCCTACGAGCGCGGCCCGGCGCCGACCTCCTCCAGCATCGAGGCGCTGCGCGGCTCGTACGCCACCTCGCAGACCTCCGTCTCCTCGCTCGGCGTCACCGGCTTCGGCGGCGGCACGATCTACTACCCGACGTCCACGTCGGACGGCACCTTCGGCGCCGTCGTCATCGCACCCGGGTTCACCGCCTACCAGTCGAGCATCGCGTGGCTCGGCCCGCGTCTCGCCTCGCAGGGCTTCGTGGTCTTCACCATCGACACCAACACCACGCTCGACCAGCCCGACAGCCGCGGCCGCCAGCTCCTGTCCGCGCTCGACTACCTCACCAAGAGCAGCTCGGTGCGCACCCGGATCGACTCCTCCCGCCTCGGCGTGATGGGCCACTCCATGGGCGGCGGCGGCACCCTGGAGGCGGCGAAGAGCCGCACCTCGCTCAAGGCGGCGATCCCGCTGACCGGCTGGAACACCGACACCACCTGGCCCGAGGTGCGCACACCCACCCTGGTGATCGGCGCGGACGGCGACACCATCGCCCCGGTGCTCACCCACTCCAAGCCGTTCTACAACACGCTGCCCGGCACGCTGGACAAGGCGTACCTGGAGCTGCGCGGCGCCACCCACTTCACGCCCAACTCGTCGAACACGACGATCGCGAAGTACAGCATCTCGTGGCTGAAGCGCTTCATCGACGACGACACCCGCTACGAGCAGTTCCTCTGCCCGCTCCCCTCGGCGAGCCTGACCATCTCCGAGTACCGGGGCACCTGCCCGCACACCTCGTAG
- a CDS encoding RidA family protein, whose product MTDSAPSAPGPDATGDASHPAATPDATGSGVRRFASGAPWEEKFGYSRAVELPGGLVLVAGCTSVVNGAIASGSPYEQAMTSFQVAFAALGQAGLGREDVVRTRMYVTHARDTDDVGRAHKELFDDVRPVATMVIVAGLVDPSLVVEVEVEACRGGAR is encoded by the coding sequence ATGACGGACTCCGCCCCCTCCGCGCCCGGCCCCGACGCCACCGGCGACGCCTCCCACCCCGCCGCCACCCCCGATGCCACCGGCTCCGGCGTGCGCCGGTTCGCGTCCGGGGCACCGTGGGAGGAGAAGTTCGGCTACTCCCGTGCCGTCGAACTCCCCGGCGGCCTCGTCCTGGTGGCCGGCTGCACCTCCGTCGTCAACGGCGCCATCGCGTCCGGTTCGCCGTACGAACAGGCCATGACCTCCTTCCAGGTCGCGTTCGCGGCCCTCGGGCAGGCCGGTCTCGGCCGCGAAGACGTGGTGCGCACCCGCATGTACGTCACCCACGCCCGGGACACCGACGACGTGGGCCGCGCCCACAAGGAGCTCTTCGACGACGTGCGGCCCGTCGCCACGATGGTGATCGTCGCCGGTCTCGTCGACCCCAGCCTGGTCGTCGAGGTCGAGGTAGAGGCCTGTCGGGGAGGGGCCCGGTGA
- the hisF gene encoding imidazole glycerol phosphate synthase subunit HisF — protein MSLAVRVIPCLDVDRGRVVKGVNFQNLRDAGDPVEMAKLYDAEGADELTFLDITASSGDRETTYDVVRRTAEQVFIPLTVGGGVRTPGDVDKLLRAGADKVGVNTAAIARPELIREIAERFGSQVLVLSVDARRTPAGTFEVTTHGGRQGTGIDAVEWAHRAAELGAGEILLNSMDADGTKDGYDTEMIKAVRARVSVPVIASGGAGRLADFAPAVGAGADAVLAASVFHFGDLRISEVKGALREAGHPVR, from the coding sequence GTGAGCCTCGCCGTACGCGTCATCCCCTGCCTCGACGTCGACAGGGGCCGGGTCGTCAAGGGAGTCAACTTCCAGAACCTGCGCGATGCGGGCGACCCCGTCGAGATGGCCAAGCTCTACGACGCCGAGGGCGCCGACGAGCTGACCTTCCTCGACATCACCGCCTCCAGCGGTGACCGCGAGACCACCTACGACGTGGTCCGCCGCACCGCCGAGCAGGTCTTCATCCCGCTCACCGTCGGCGGTGGCGTCCGCACCCCCGGGGACGTCGACAAGCTGCTGCGCGCCGGAGCGGACAAGGTCGGCGTCAACACCGCCGCCATCGCCCGCCCGGAGCTGATCCGGGAGATCGCCGAACGCTTCGGCAGCCAGGTCCTCGTGCTCTCCGTCGACGCCCGCCGCACCCCCGCGGGCACCTTCGAGGTCACCACGCACGGCGGCCGGCAGGGCACCGGCATCGACGCCGTCGAGTGGGCGCACCGGGCCGCCGAGCTGGGCGCGGGCGAGATCCTGCTCAACTCGATGGACGCCGACGGCACCAAGGACGGTTACGACACCGAGATGATCAAGGCGGTACGCGCCCGGGTCTCCGTCCCCGTCATCGCCTCCGGCGGCGCGGGCCGGCTGGCCGACTTCGCGCCCGCCGTCGGGGCCGGCGCCGACGCGGTCCTCGCCGCGTCCGTCTTCCACTTCGGCGACCTGCGGATCTCCGAGGTCAAGGGCGCCCTGCGGGAGGCCGGACACCCCGTCCGCTGA